The nucleotide window AACTATGAGAACATTTTATAGAgatcaaattaatatattttgttgcTCACAACGTGTTTTTGCTCCCGCTCTCGAATTTTGTGAAGGCAGCCCTGAGTCTGTGCAAGCAACTGTCAAAGAGCTTGAGGAAAATCTAAAGGAAGGCATTGCCAATGCAGTTGGTTCATCTTTGACAAAGCTTTCTCAAGCAAAAGTTGTAGGCATTGCTTGTGATGTTTGTGAGGCTAATGATGTTCAGAGATTGGCAAACTTTGCTGTCAGCGAACTTGGTTATATTGACATTTGGGTAAGTGTGGCTGTTCTTTCTGTTGAGAACTATGTAGCTCTGACACTTGAGATTGAATGTGTCTTTGACACTTGACACGTGTCGGCATTAGACGCCAACAAGATACTGACACACgtggttacattcaatcactttcattttcttaaataatatttttacaagtGTCAGCGTGTCAGTATTAGTATCTTGCTCGGTGTCTGTGTCAGTGTTTCATAGATTGAGCATCATTGAGCTAATGAACCCTACTATCGATTTTGTTATCACTTCAATGAAAGTTTTATATTGGATTCCTTATTTCTTGCTGAGTGTGGTTTCTGCTTTTTGGTCCTAATCTAATTTTTCGTattgtatttttattcaaaCTACTCAACAGATAAACAATGCTGGAACAAATAAAGGTTTTAGACCATTGCTTCAATTCAGCGATGAAGATATCAAACAGGTATGTTGCtacataatttcttttttattttgttagaatATAAAGGCTGTTCATCTTCATCCTTAGCTTGAAAAGTTGGTTTATTTCTGTAGATTGTCTCGACAAATTTGGTTGGTTCTATCCTTTGTACCCGAGAAGCCATGCGTATTATGAGAAACCAAACCAAGCCAGGCCACATATTTAATATGGACGGTGCAGGTTCTGGAGGCTCTAGCACACCTCTGACAGCCGTGTGAGTATTCTCttgatattgttgtttcttatcttGGGATGTTAATTCCACTGAGCTTTTGCGATTTAAGGGCTTGTTTACTTTTTCATGATTCctgttttcatttttacttCAACTAATAAACATGATAGAATATAGATTCAATACTCTTCTCACCATTTCCTTTTACAGTTGTTAAAAACAGATTcaacattttttaagaaattttgaagatgccaaaaattgtttttgctgTTTCTCAAAATGCATTCTCCCTAACTATCCTTCTATCTTCTCTCTATCACATATATTCACTACATCAGTCTTCTACCACGTTGTTAGCAATTTAAAATGAACACAAATTTAAGTTAATGAAAATACAAGTAAGTGAGACATTCTTCATTTTTACTCGAAATATGCGTGATTGCGTGTATCTATGAGTGAGTGTTCTCAAAAGTCCTGGTGGATGATGATTTCATTTGTTGTGTAGCTATGGTTCTACAAAATGCGGCCTTAGACAATTTCATGGATCACTATTGACGGAGTGCAAGCGATCGAAAGTAGGTGTCCATACTGCATCTCCCGGCATGGTTCTCACAGAACTTCTTTTAAGGTAACATCTCTATTTGCAAACTTGTATTGTTTTTTCGCATGGACCGCGTACCGAAATCTTCTTCTGTAGGAATTTCCAACTTCTTTTTCTGTTGTCAACTATATTTTCAACTCGTCTTTTTTAATCTTATAATAACGAATAGCATTCTCGTGTTTGTCTGTGTAACTTTCTCTGATCTAAGTTAAATTAGTTTAATAATTGTTAGAAGTGTGGCTTTATTTGCACAGTGGTTCAACTATTCAAAACAAGCAAATGTTTAATATCATATGCGAGCTTCCTGAAACTGTTGCTAGAACATTAGTTCCACGGATGCGAGTCGTTAAGGGAACAGGCAAGGCCATCAATTACTTGACTCCTCCTAGAATCTTGCTTGCCTTGGTCACCGCATGGTTACGGCGAGGTCGCTGGTTTGATGATGAGGTATGTAATGACGATTATTTTGAGGTTGAAGTACACTTTAATTACTTGGTATTCTTTCATGTAAATGCTCATCTTTGAATATATTAATTAGGctaaattacacttttggtcgcTTAAgtattttcctttcattttaaTCCTTTAACTTACAAATGTTAGTCACTTTGGGCcgttaatattttttggtttcatattAGTCCCTTAAGTTACAAATATCAGGCACTTAACATCATTTCTCAGTTTTCTGTTTGAGTCTGTCAAATGTTTCCTACTTGGCATTATATTTTCGACCTTGGTGATTAGAAATTTGAAGAACTAAAACGGAAAACTGACATAAAAGAGCAAAgtgaaacttaaaaataactgaagggaccaaaagtgaaattTATGCTAGTAATTGCCTATGAATCACTGACACGGACACAAGACACGGCACAAACACATAGTGATTGatagtaattttaaaaatagaagtGATTCAATGTAATTGCATTTGTTGATGTTCTGTCAGACAATCTGTTTCATACACGCTTACAATATAATtgtgattaagttgttttgtaacAACTCTCTTGATTAAGCTGTGTGTTCCTCATGGACAAAATCCATTTTTCCATAGCAATGAAATTGTTGAATAATTTAGCAAGATTGCAAGAACTTAGAGCTATATGCATATTTCAGGGAAGAGCATTATACTCAGCCGAAGCAGACCGACTAAGAAACTGGGCCGAAAACCGCGCACGGTTTTCCTTCACCGATGCAATGGAAATGTACACAGAGAACACATGGTTATCAGTCTTCTCACTTTCAGTTGTTTGTGCATTCATAATTCTTTCTAGCACTAGCAGCAATTTGCCTGGAACATAATTACTGGAGAGGCATGCAATTTGTGCCTTAaatcatcaaaaacaaaatagatcaATGAACCTAAAACATAAAACTAAGTGGATCATTTTTTCCAACATGTCCACATAAACTTCTTCAAACAGTTatcttttaacattttttttagtttgtataATCTTTTGTGGTTTGTCTCTTGTGTAAGCTTCATGTATAGGTTTCCACGTGACACCATGTAATCAAGCATTCCCCATTGTGATGCTTATAGTTATAGTATTTTCTGTGTAATGTATAGTTTTCGTTAAAATTGTAGACATTATATGAATTTTCATACTTTCTGCCAAGTTTATTTCTTTGcattcaatcatatttaactttagttttttggttacatttatGTTTAACAATATTAACGATactttaaaaaatcaacaatacTTTACATAAAAACAATAGGAACAATgttgaatctatttttatttattttttatctaagTTATCAAAAAAACTTATTGTTGATCACTCAAAATGATAAATAAGGATTTCATTTTCATGCTTGGATGTCACTGTAATGTCTATGTTAAGGCAGCACATGTGGCCTGACAAGTGTATGGATAATCATAGTACAATGATTGTCTCATCGAACAAACATGAAACATGTGATTTTTCCctcctttttgttttcttttccttttatctttttctcatgtaacaaaaaaaataagatcaTGAGTTTAAATAAGGATGATTACGAAATTATGTTGGAGTTGAATTTTTACATGTTGGTAAATTCCGTTCAGTTATGCAATTTACATTTAGTATCATTGTGATTACATCATATACTTGGCATAAAATTCATGCAGTAAAGAAATTAACTCAGCTAAAAGGTGAACGTACGTCGATCATGATCATTCACATTTGATTTACGACCTAATCCATTCTTAGAGTCACGTGTGAATGTCAAATTGAAGACTGAATtgcattctttttttaattttttctgccAATCACTTTGCTCAATTGTATTTAGGTCCAAGTAAAGGGTATGGTGTGCCCAAATCAAACGAGTGTTGGTTGGACCCTTCAATGTGtgtcttttttaaataaaaaattgggacAGAGGggattattttgttaattaaagTGACATTAATCATCATTTTATAGTTATATTTAAGCGAATTTCAACTGAATAACTTAAGGTTACAAAACTAATCACATAAAATGATGTGATGTTGCCTAAGCACATTTTGATTCAATTATAAGAGATAAAGTATACGGAAAAAGCCTCCTAAAATTTGGATCAAGTGTAATATTGATGTCGCTTTTGTGTCTATTTGTGACACAACATATTATGGTACGTACATACTATTTACTAGACAACTAGGATAAGATTTTGCTGGCTAAAAACCTTGTAGTCTTCACGTCTTCTAAAAGCTTAAGAAGGTgaagtttatgatttttttttatagggaaagAAGGGGCAGTGAAtctgtgttttattttatgttacatGAGAAAAATGTACTAAATTGGCTATACGTTAATTGTTAGTCCCCATATTTACGATTTTATTCCTATTCttatttgtacttttttttctttgacaatAATTCCTAATTTATTAAACATATTATTATTGTCCTTATaagcttagttcagttgatatgaacaatacataaaatatgaaacacattaataagtttttatgttcaCTTATATAGCTATGTCGGTAACTCCTATTTAATAG belongs to Medicago truncatula cultivar Jemalong A17 chromosome 6, MtrunA17r5.0-ANR, whole genome shotgun sequence and includes:
- the LOC11442626 gene encoding probable chlorophyll(ide) b reductase NYC1, chloroplastic → MATTIVKLQVFPECNLNKHKLRNGFGSSNSSSGVFGFGQNFGGLCLKKCRAFKSEDGGDVKEKKLRNLKKNEVKVQRENGFWSNFRNVLLGNFMMGSKLDDEYRQAVVRVDEVLSKIAVQIGRYIVTMMSTGVILAIGFQMSGGDSQMDALIWYSWLGGVIIGTMIGANWVLEDYCREGPRNVVITGSTRGLGKALAREFLLSGDRVIVTSRSPESVQATVKELEENLKEGIANAVGSSLTKLSQAKVVGIACDVCEANDVQRLANFAVSELGYIDIWINNAGTNKGFRPLLQFSDEDIKQIVSTNLVGSILCTREAMRIMRNQTKPGHIFNMDGAGSGGSSTPLTAVYGSTKCGLRQFHGSLLTECKRSKVGVHTASPGMVLTELLLSGSTIQNKQMFNIICELPETVARTLVPRMRVVKGTGKAINYLTPPRILLALVTAWLRRGRWFDDEGRALYSAEADRLRNWAENRARFSFTDAMEMYTENTWLSVFSLSVVCAFIILSSTSSNLPGT